A single window of Microbispora hainanensis DNA harbors:
- a CDS encoding glutamate-5-semialdehyde dehydrogenase: MSEAEEFLKVARAARDAATVLAPMPRAPKDAALRAVADALEAATDEIVAANAVDVDRARENGTSEAMIDRLRLDAGRIAAIAAAVRQVADLPDPVGEVVRGSTLPNGLELRQVRVPLGVIGIIYEGRPNVTVDAAALCLKSGNGVLLRGSSSAYSSNTALVRVMQEALAATEVPADAVQLVPGQTRESVKHLMRARGLVDVLIPRGGASLINSVVEESTVPVIETGVGNCHVYVDADADIDTALKILVNAKAQRPSVCNAAETVLVHAAIADAFVPRALTALKDAGVTVHGDERVRAYGADVVAATEEDFTSEYLSLDIAAAVVDSLDDAVAHIRRYGSAHTDAIVTRSQQAARRFVATVDSAAVAVNASTRFTDGGEFGFGAEIGISTQKLHARGPMGLPELTSTKWIYTGEGHVRV; the protein is encoded by the coding sequence ATGTCTGAGGCAGAGGAATTCCTGAAGGTCGCACGGGCGGCGAGAGACGCCGCGACGGTGCTCGCGCCGATGCCGCGCGCGCCGAAGGACGCGGCGCTGCGTGCCGTGGCCGACGCCCTGGAGGCCGCCACGGACGAGATCGTCGCGGCCAACGCCGTGGACGTGGACCGGGCCAGGGAGAACGGCACCTCCGAGGCGATGATCGATCGGCTGCGGCTCGACGCCGGCCGGATCGCCGCGATCGCGGCGGCCGTCCGCCAGGTCGCCGACCTGCCCGACCCGGTCGGTGAGGTCGTGCGCGGCAGCACACTGCCCAACGGCCTGGAGCTGCGTCAGGTGCGGGTGCCGCTCGGCGTCATCGGCATCATCTACGAGGGCCGGCCCAACGTGACCGTGGACGCGGCCGCGCTGTGCCTCAAGAGCGGCAACGGCGTGCTGCTGCGCGGGTCGTCCAGCGCGTACTCCTCCAACACGGCGCTGGTGCGGGTCATGCAGGAGGCACTGGCCGCGACCGAGGTGCCGGCGGACGCCGTGCAGCTCGTGCCGGGGCAGACCCGAGAGTCGGTCAAGCACCTGATGCGCGCCCGCGGGCTGGTCGACGTGCTGATCCCGCGCGGCGGCGCCTCGCTGATCAACAGCGTGGTCGAGGAGTCGACCGTGCCGGTGATCGAGACGGGCGTGGGCAACTGCCACGTGTACGTGGACGCCGACGCCGACATCGACACCGCACTGAAGATCCTGGTGAACGCCAAGGCGCAGCGGCCATCGGTGTGCAACGCGGCCGAGACCGTGCTCGTGCACGCCGCCATCGCCGACGCGTTCGTGCCCAGGGCCCTGACGGCGCTGAAGGACGCGGGCGTGACCGTCCACGGGGACGAGCGGGTGCGGGCCTACGGCGCCGACGTCGTGGCCGCCACCGAGGAGGACTTCACCAGCGAGTACCTTTCGCTCGACATCGCCGCCGCCGTCGTCGACTCGCTGGACGACGCGGTCGCGCACATCCGCAGGTATGGCTCGGCCCACACCGACGCCATCGTGACCCGCTCCCAGCAGGCCGCCCGCAGGTTCGTGGCGACCGTGGACTCGGCGGCGGTCGCCGTGAACGCCTCGACCCGGTTCACCGACGGCGGGGAGTTCGGCTTCGGGGCGGAGATCGGCATCTCCACCCAGAAGCTGCACGCCCGGGGCCCGATGGGACTGCCGGAGCTCACCTCCACCAAGTGGATCTACACCGGCGAGGGCCACGTACGCGTGTGA
- the proB gene encoding glutamate 5-kinase: MTGRERIREAARLVVKVGSSSLTTPRGTIDVDRVDALVDVLAARRTAGTQIVLVSSGAIAAGLGPLGLRDRPRDLATQQAAASVGQGVLVARYTSSFARYGLRVGQVLLTADDMMRRSHHRNAQRALARLLELGIMPVVNENDTVATDEIRFGDNDRLAALVAHLIHADGLVLLSDVDALYDGDPRKDGATRIAEVRGPEDLEGVELGTSGRVGTGGMITKVEAARIATGAGVPVVLTAAAHAAQALAGADIGTCFHPGGRHPGTRLLWLAHATTGRGRLYLDAGAVEAVVRRRKSLLPAGVVKVEGDFAAGDPVDVCGPSGDRVARGLVNYDAGEIPELLGRSTRELANTLGPEYRRELIHRDDMVILEPTIRDGARGNV; the protein is encoded by the coding sequence GTGACAGGCAGGGAACGGATCCGCGAGGCCGCGCGGCTGGTGGTCAAGGTGGGGTCGTCGTCGCTGACGACGCCCCGGGGCACGATCGACGTCGACCGGGTGGACGCGCTGGTCGACGTGCTGGCGGCCCGGCGTACGGCCGGCACGCAGATCGTGCTCGTGTCGTCCGGCGCGATCGCCGCCGGGCTGGGGCCGTTGGGACTGCGCGACCGGCCCAGGGACCTGGCCACGCAGCAGGCGGCGGCCTCGGTGGGGCAGGGGGTGCTGGTCGCCCGCTACACCTCGTCGTTCGCCAGGTATGGCCTGCGCGTGGGGCAGGTGCTGCTGACCGCCGACGACATGATGCGCCGGTCGCACCACCGCAACGCGCAGCGGGCGCTGGCCCGGCTGCTCGAGCTGGGCATCATGCCCGTCGTCAACGAGAACGACACGGTGGCCACCGACGAGATCCGGTTCGGCGACAACGACCGGCTGGCCGCGCTGGTCGCCCACCTGATCCACGCCGACGGGCTGGTGCTGCTGTCGGACGTCGACGCGCTGTATGACGGCGACCCCCGCAAGGACGGCGCGACACGCATCGCCGAGGTCCGCGGGCCGGAAGACCTCGAAGGCGTCGAGCTGGGCACCTCCGGCCGGGTCGGCACCGGCGGCATGATCACCAAGGTGGAGGCCGCCCGCATCGCCACCGGGGCGGGTGTCCCGGTCGTGCTCACGGCGGCGGCGCACGCGGCCCAGGCGCTCGCCGGGGCCGACATCGGCACGTGCTTCCACCCGGGCGGCCGCCACCCCGGCACCCGGCTGCTGTGGCTCGCCCACGCGACGACCGGCCGGGGCCGCCTCTACCTGGACGCCGGCGCCGTCGAGGCCGTCGTACGGCGGCGCAAGTCGCTGCTGCCGGCCGGTGTGGTGAAGGTCGAGGGCGACTTCGCGGCGGGCGACCCGGTGGACGTGTGCGGGCCGTCCGGCGATCGGGTCGCCCGCGGCCTGGTGAACTACGACGCGGGGGAGATCCCGGAGTTACTCGGCCGATCCACCCGGGAGCTGGCGAACACACTCGGCCCGGAATATCGGCGCGAGCTGATCCACCGGGACGACATGGTCATATTGGAGCCCACAATTCGTGACGGAGCGCGAGGCAATGTCTGA
- the obgE gene encoding GTPase ObgE, which translates to MADFVDHVVLHIKAGDGGNGCASIHREKFKPLGGPDGGNGGRGGDVILEVDPNTSTLLEYHHRPHRRAGNGKQGMGSNRDGANGEDIVLPVPNGTVVKDARTGEVLVDLVGSGTRYVAAQGGFGGLGNAALANAKRKAPGFALLGEPGDEAEIVLELKTVADVALVGFPNAGKSSLIAALSAARPKIADYPFTTLIPNLGVVTAGETVFTVADVPGLIPGASEGRGLGHEFLRHVERCSTIVHVLDCATIEPGRDPVTDFEVIEAELAAYGSLQDRPRLVALNKVDVPDGRDLADIVTPMLEERGLRVFEISAASHEGLRPLAYAMAEMVAAARAQAPVEEPTRLVIRPRQLGETGFAVRRIDENRFQVTGEKPERWIRQTDFSNDEAVGYLADRLERLGVEEELIKAGATAGAEVIIGPMEGGYVFDWQPSHGTGATMGPRGTDARLG; encoded by the coding sequence ATGGCCGACTTCGTGGACCACGTCGTCCTGCACATCAAGGCGGGTGACGGGGGCAACGGCTGCGCCTCCATCCACCGGGAGAAGTTCAAGCCGCTCGGCGGGCCCGACGGCGGCAACGGCGGGCGCGGCGGCGACGTCATCCTGGAGGTGGATCCCAACACTTCCACCCTGCTGGAGTATCACCACCGTCCGCACCGCCGCGCGGGCAACGGCAAGCAGGGCATGGGCTCCAACCGGGACGGCGCCAACGGCGAGGACATCGTCCTGCCCGTGCCCAACGGCACGGTCGTGAAGGACGCCAGGACCGGCGAGGTGCTGGTCGACCTCGTCGGCTCCGGCACCCGTTATGTGGCCGCGCAGGGCGGCTTCGGCGGCCTCGGCAACGCCGCGCTCGCCAACGCCAAGCGCAAGGCCCCCGGCTTCGCGCTGCTGGGCGAGCCGGGTGACGAGGCCGAGATCGTGCTCGAACTCAAGACCGTCGCCGACGTGGCGCTGGTCGGGTTCCCCAACGCGGGCAAGTCGTCGCTGATCGCGGCGCTCTCCGCGGCCCGCCCCAAGATCGCCGACTATCCGTTCACCACGCTCATCCCCAACCTGGGCGTGGTGACGGCGGGCGAGACGGTCTTCACGGTCGCCGACGTGCCGGGGCTCATCCCGGGGGCGTCCGAGGGCCGGGGCCTCGGTCACGAGTTCCTGCGGCACGTCGAGCGCTGCTCGACGATCGTGCACGTGCTCGACTGCGCGACGATCGAGCCGGGGCGCGACCCGGTCACCGACTTCGAGGTGATCGAGGCCGAGCTCGCGGCGTACGGCTCGTTGCAGGACCGGCCGCGGCTGGTCGCGCTCAACAAGGTGGACGTCCCCGACGGACGTGACCTGGCCGACATCGTCACGCCCATGCTGGAGGAGCGCGGACTGCGCGTCTTCGAGATCTCCGCGGCCAGCCACGAGGGCCTGCGGCCCCTGGCGTACGCGATGGCGGAGATGGTGGCCGCCGCCCGGGCGCAGGCCCCGGTGGAGGAGCCCACCCGGCTGGTCATCCGGCCCAGGCAGCTCGGCGAGACCGGCTTCGCCGTACGCAGGATCGACGAGAACCGTTTCCAGGTGACCGGCGAGAAGCCCGAGCGGTGGATCCGCCAGACCGACTTCTCCAACGACGAGGCCGTCGGCTATCTGGCCGACCGGCTCGAACGGCTCGGCGTCGAGGAGGAGCTGATCAAGGCCGGTGCGACGGCCGGCGCCGAGGTGATCATCGGCCCGATGGAGGGCGGCTACGTCTTCGACTGGCAGCCGTCGCATGGCACCGGGGCGACCATGGGACCGCGTGGCACCGACGCCAGACTCGGCTGA
- the rpmA gene encoding 50S ribosomal protein L27 yields MAHKKGASSTRNGRDSNAQRLGVKRFGGQLVNAGEIIVRQRGTHFHPGDNVGRGGDDTLFALATGRVQFGTKRGRRAVSIVPAAE; encoded by the coding sequence ATGGCACACAAGAAGGGCGCCTCGTCCACCCGGAACGGTCGTGACTCGAACGCTCAGCGTCTCGGCGTGAAGCGTTTCGGTGGCCAGCTGGTGAACGCCGGCGAGATCATCGTCCGTCAGCGCGGCACGCACTTCCACCCCGGCGACAACGTCGGCCGTGGTGGCGACGACACGCTGTTCGCCCTGGCCACGGGCCGGGTGCAGTTCGGCACCAAGCGCGGTCGCCGCGCGGTGAGCATCGTCCCGGCCGCGGAGTAG
- the rplU gene encoding 50S ribosomal protein L21, whose product MYAIVRCGGRQQKVSVGDVLEVDKVAGEVGSSVSLPAVLVVNDGDVTTDAATLSRFQVTAEILGETKGPKIRILKYKNKTGYKKRQGHRQRYTQVKVTGINPGQ is encoded by the coding sequence GTGTACGCGATCGTTCGTTGCGGCGGCAGGCAGCAGAAGGTCTCCGTCGGGGACGTCCTCGAGGTGGACAAGGTCGCCGGCGAGGTTGGGTCCTCGGTGTCGCTGCCGGCGGTGCTCGTCGTCAACGACGGCGATGTCACCACCGACGCCGCCACGCTTTCCCGGTTCCAGGTGACCGCCGAGATCCTCGGCGAGACGAAGGGGCCGAAGATCCGGATTCTGAAGTACAAGAACAAGACCGGATACAAGAAGCGCCAGGGTCACCGCCAGCGGTACACCCAGGTCAAGGTCACCGGCATCAACCCCGGACAGTAG
- a CDS encoding Rne/Rng family ribonuclease yields MLDNEPTDGAVSLDSDTTTEERRQTGGEVVSSGPSVVSTTRRRRSASRPAGPPPEPDDLPPPVTTVAAATMPKAVETTAPKSARGTVPKSAETTVASVAEPVAAPAQEEPAAKEKPKRVTRRRTKAAEEPVAEQPPVTAEAVTAPMETAPAETPPAAAETAAETVPATAETAPAAQDEPPAPTRRRRSRKRTDETETPQQAETAQAEAAQTETAQTETAQTEAVQDVPAEQPATSRRRRRVRAEEPEPERSRAMSAAEAEVDAALRLNLPDEEPLDDEPLDIEDVDLEEADDEDGDRLDVVADPFGLSAQQPAVPSVTFQAPSALFQPIFQAPDPYAVPVQRAATPPAEPVPAEDEEAEAEEPEETVDSGDDDSEGEGGTRRRRRRRGGRGRGARARDAEDGEEQESEGEEPQAASAEEDDREQAEDDSEGQTGTRRRRRRRRRGTEDADLTPDDPPNTVVRIRAPRATRSTSVDEVQGVRGSTRLEAKKQRRREGRELGRRRPPIITESEFLARRESVERIMVVRRQGGRTQIAVLEDGVLVEHYVDRESSQSYVGNVYLGKVQNVLPSMEAAFVDIGKGRNAVLYAGEVNFDTAGLEGQPKRIEAALKSGQSVLVQVTKDPIGHKGARLTSQISLPGRYLVYVPDGSMTGISRKLPDKERARLKQILRKVMPENAGVIVRTAAEGASEEELSRDVARLSAQWENIQRKAKSASPPELLSGEPDLTIRVVRDVFNEDFSSLVVEGDDAWTTVDEYVRYVAPHLADRLSKWEGETGAFAAYRIDEQIAKAMERKVWLPSGGSLVIDRTEAMTVVDVNTGKFTGQGGNLEETVTRNNLEAAEEIVRQLRLRDIGGIIVIDFIDMVLESNRDLVLRRLLECLARDRTKHQVAEVTSLGLVQMTRKRVGQGLLEAFSTPCDCCHGRGIIVSTEPVEAKPEPRGTQGKMAIEKAVAEKVAASEGSVAAAAGSVRESVTDAIDADSSDSDGGDGSASSSRGRRRSRRKTAE; encoded by the coding sequence ATGCTCGACAACGAGCCCACTGACGGGGCTGTGAGCCTTGACAGTGACACGACAACAGAAGAACGCCGGCAGACCGGGGGAGAGGTCGTTTCTTCCGGTCCTTCGGTCGTATCCACGACCCGGCGCCGCCGGTCGGCGAGCCGTCCGGCCGGGCCACCGCCCGAGCCCGACGACCTGCCGCCGCCGGTGACCACCGTGGCCGCGGCCACCATGCCCAAGGCCGTGGAGACCACCGCGCCGAAGAGCGCCCGCGGCACCGTGCCGAAGAGCGCGGAAACCACCGTGGCCTCCGTGGCCGAGCCCGTGGCGGCTCCCGCGCAGGAGGAGCCTGCCGCGAAGGAGAAGCCCAAGCGGGTGACCCGCCGCCGCACCAAGGCCGCGGAGGAGCCGGTCGCCGAGCAGCCGCCGGTGACCGCGGAGGCCGTGACGGCCCCAATGGAGACGGCCCCGGCGGAGACGCCACCGGCGGCCGCGGAGACCGCCGCGGAGACCGTGCCGGCCACCGCGGAGACGGCGCCTGCCGCGCAGGACGAGCCGCCCGCGCCCACCCGGCGTCGCCGGAGCCGCAAGCGGACCGACGAGACCGAGACGCCCCAGCAGGCCGAAACGGCACAGGCCGAAGCGGCACAGACGGAAACGGCACAGACGGAAACGGCGCAGACCGAAGCGGTGCAGGACGTGCCGGCCGAGCAGCCTGCCACGTCGAGGCGGCGCCGCCGCGTCCGCGCGGAAGAGCCGGAGCCGGAACGATCCAGGGCGATGAGCGCCGCCGAGGCGGAGGTCGACGCCGCGCTGCGGCTCAACCTCCCCGACGAGGAGCCGCTGGACGACGAGCCGCTCGACATCGAGGACGTCGACCTGGAAGAGGCCGACGACGAGGACGGCGATCGCCTGGACGTGGTGGCCGACCCCTTCGGGCTGTCCGCGCAGCAGCCGGCCGTGCCCTCGGTGACCTTCCAGGCGCCGTCGGCGCTGTTCCAGCCGATCTTCCAGGCCCCTGATCCGTACGCGGTGCCCGTGCAGAGGGCGGCGACGCCCCCGGCCGAGCCGGTGCCGGCGGAGGACGAGGAAGCCGAGGCGGAGGAGCCGGAGGAGACCGTCGATTCCGGCGATGACGACTCCGAGGGCGAGGGCGGCACCCGCCGTCGTCGCCGCCGCAGGGGCGGCCGCGGCCGCGGTGCCCGCGCCAGGGACGCCGAGGACGGCGAGGAGCAGGAGAGCGAGGGCGAGGAGCCCCAGGCCGCGTCGGCCGAGGAGGACGACCGCGAGCAGGCGGAGGACGACTCCGAGGGCCAGACCGGCACCCGCCGCCGTCGCCGTCGCCGCCGCCGGGGCACCGAGGACGCCGATCTGACCCCCGACGACCCGCCGAACACCGTCGTCCGCATCCGGGCGCCCCGCGCGACCAGGTCCACCTCCGTGGACGAGGTCCAGGGCGTGCGCGGATCGACCCGGCTGGAGGCCAAGAAGCAGCGCCGCCGTGAGGGCCGCGAGCTGGGCCGCCGCCGTCCCCCGATCATCACCGAGTCGGAGTTCCTGGCCCGGCGCGAGTCGGTCGAGCGGATCATGGTCGTGCGCCGCCAGGGCGGCCGCACCCAGATCGCGGTGCTGGAGGACGGCGTCCTCGTCGAGCACTACGTCGACCGGGAGTCCAGCCAGTCGTACGTCGGCAACGTCTACCTCGGCAAGGTCCAGAACGTGCTGCCCTCGATGGAGGCGGCGTTCGTGGACATCGGCAAGGGCCGCAACGCCGTGCTGTACGCCGGCGAGGTGAACTTCGACACCGCGGGGCTGGAGGGCCAGCCCAAGCGGATCGAGGCGGCACTGAAGTCCGGGCAGTCGGTGCTCGTGCAGGTCACCAAGGACCCGATCGGTCACAAGGGCGCCCGGCTGACCTCGCAGATCAGCCTCCCCGGCCGCTATCTGGTCTATGTGCCGGACGGCTCGATGACCGGGATCAGCCGCAAGCTGCCCGACAAGGAACGGGCCCGGCTCAAGCAGATCCTGCGCAAGGTCATGCCGGAGAACGCGGGCGTGATCGTGCGTACCGCCGCGGAGGGCGCCTCGGAGGAGGAGCTCAGCCGCGACGTCGCCCGGCTGTCGGCCCAGTGGGAGAACATCCAGCGCAAGGCCAAGTCGGCCAGCCCGCCGGAGCTGCTGTCCGGCGAGCCCGACCTGACCATCCGGGTGGTCCGCGACGTCTTCAACGAGGACTTCAGCTCCCTGGTCGTCGAGGGCGACGACGCGTGGACGACGGTGGACGAGTACGTCCGCTACGTCGCCCCGCACCTGGCCGATCGGCTGTCGAAGTGGGAGGGCGAGACCGGCGCGTTCGCCGCCTACCGCATCGACGAGCAGATCGCCAAGGCGATGGAGCGCAAGGTGTGGCTGCCGTCCGGCGGCTCGCTGGTGATCGACAGGACCGAGGCGATGACCGTCGTCGACGTCAACACCGGCAAGTTCACCGGGCAGGGCGGCAACCTCGAGGAGACCGTCACCCGCAACAACCTGGAGGCGGCCGAGGAGATCGTCCGCCAGCTCAGGCTGCGGGACATCGGCGGCATCATCGTGATCGACTTCATCGACATGGTCCTGGAGAGCAACCGCGACCTGGTGCTCCGGCGGCTGCTGGAGTGCCTGGCGCGCGACCGGACCAAGCACCAGGTGGCGGAGGTCACCTCGCTCGGCCTGGTGCAGATGACGCGTAAGCGGGTCGGCCAGGGCCTGCTGGAGGCGTTCTCCACGCCGTGTGACTGCTGCCACGGGCGCGGGATCATCGTGTCGACCGAACCGGTCGAGGCGAAGCCCGAGCCACGTGGCACGCAGGGCAAGATGGCCATCGAAAAGGCGGTGGCCGAGAAGGTGGCGGCGAGCGAGGGCTCCGTCGCCGCGGCGGCGGGCTCGGTGCGCGAGAGCGTCACCGACGCCATCGACGCCGATTCCTCCGACTCCGACGGGGGCGACGGCTCCGCGTCGTCTTCCCGGGGACGGCGACGTTCCCGCAGGAAGACGGCGGAGTAG
- a CDS encoding TIGR03936 family radical SAM-associated protein, with the protein MQRLRVRYAKRGRLRFTSHRDISRAVERAVRRAGIPVAYSAGFSPHPKISYAGAAPTGVASEAEYLEIGVNRPCDPRRVRDDLDASLPPGLDVLDVVEARDGNLADRLEGSMWELRLPGADPGEAERAVKEFLSADLVEVERLTKKGMRRFDARQAVRSLAVVGEPGITAGQETVQPCVILRMVVRHETPAVRPDDVLMGLRLVAGFAPPSPAAVTRLAQGPLDATGEPADPFAFDRAGGDR; encoded by the coding sequence GTGCAGCGCCTTCGTGTGCGCTACGCCAAGCGGGGCCGCCTGCGTTTCACCAGCCACCGCGACATCTCCCGCGCCGTCGAAAGGGCGGTGCGGCGAGCGGGCATTCCGGTGGCCTACAGCGCCGGCTTCAGCCCTCACCCGAAGATCTCCTACGCCGGCGCCGCCCCCACCGGAGTGGCGAGCGAGGCCGAATACCTGGAGATCGGGGTGAACCGGCCGTGCGACCCGCGGCGGGTTCGCGACGACCTCGACGCCTCGCTGCCGCCGGGGCTCGACGTGCTCGACGTGGTGGAGGCGCGGGACGGGAACCTGGCCGACCGGCTGGAGGGCTCGATGTGGGAGCTGCGGCTCCCCGGAGCCGATCCGGGCGAGGCGGAGCGGGCGGTGAAGGAGTTCCTCTCGGCCGATCTGGTGGAGGTCGAGCGCCTGACCAAGAAGGGAATGCGGCGGTTCGACGCCCGCCAGGCGGTGCGTTCGCTGGCCGTCGTGGGGGAGCCGGGAATTACGGCAGGTCAGGAGACCGTTCAACCGTGTGTCATACTTCGTATGGTTGTTCGGCACGAAACACCTGCCGTCCGGCCCGATGACGTGCTCATGGGTCTGCGTCTCGTGGCAGGCTTCGCGCCGCCGTCACCCGCTGCGGTGACCAGGCTGGCGCAGGGGCCGCTCGACGCGACCGGTGAGCCCGCCGACCCGTTCGCCTTCGACCGGGCAGGCGGAGACCGATAA
- a CDS encoding TIGR03960 family B12-binding radical SAM protein: MSVESLFPRLEPLLPKVQKPIQYVGGELNSTVKDWDEATVRWALMYPDAYEVGLPNQGVQILYEILNELPETLAERTYAVWPDLEALMRSEGVPQFTVDGHRPVRAFDILGVSFATELGYTNLLTALDLAGIPLEAADRTDEDPIVLAGGHAAFNPEPIADFLDAAVLGDGEQIAIAISEVLREWKAEGSPGGRDELLLRLASTGGVYVPKFYDVEYHPDGRIMRVVPNRDGVPTRVFKHTVMDLDEWPYPKKPLVPLAETVHERFSVEIFRGCTRGCRFCQAGMITRPVRERSITTIGDMVEAGIRESGFSEVGLLSLSSADHSEIADVTKGLADRYEGSQVGLSLPSTRVDAFNIDLANELSRNGRRSGLTFAPEGGSERMRKVINKMVTEEDLIRTVTTAYSNGWRQVKLYFMCGLPTEEDEDVLGIADLAKKVIKAGREATGSRDIRCTVSIGGFVPKPHTPFQWAAQCDHETVDRRLRALRDALRSDKEYGRAIGYRYHDGKPSIVEGLLSRGDRRVGRVIRAVWEDGGRFDGWSEHFSFERWMAAAERAFADEPVDVDWYTTRERDEHEVLPWDHLDAGLDREWLWQDWQDALNTVEVEDCRWTPCYDCGVCPTMGTEIQIGPTGRKLLPLTVI, translated from the coding sequence ATGTCTGTCGAGTCGTTGTTTCCCCGCCTGGAGCCGCTGCTGCCCAAGGTGCAGAAGCCGATCCAGTACGTCGGGGGCGAGCTGAACTCGACGGTCAAGGACTGGGACGAGGCGACCGTCCGGTGGGCCCTGATGTACCCGGACGCCTACGAGGTCGGCCTGCCCAACCAGGGGGTGCAGATCCTCTACGAGATCCTCAACGAGCTGCCCGAGACGCTGGCGGAGCGCACCTACGCGGTGTGGCCCGACCTCGAGGCGCTCATGCGGTCCGAGGGTGTCCCGCAGTTCACCGTGGACGGTCACCGGCCGGTTCGCGCGTTCGACATCCTCGGGGTGTCGTTCGCCACCGAGCTGGGCTACACCAACCTCCTCACCGCGCTCGACCTGGCGGGGATCCCGCTGGAGGCGGCGGACCGCACCGACGAGGACCCGATCGTTCTGGCGGGCGGCCACGCCGCGTTCAACCCGGAGCCGATCGCCGACTTCCTCGACGCCGCCGTGCTCGGCGACGGCGAGCAGATCGCCATCGCGATCTCCGAGGTGCTGCGCGAGTGGAAGGCCGAGGGCTCGCCCGGCGGCCGCGACGAGCTGCTGCTGCGCCTCGCCTCCACCGGCGGGGTGTACGTCCCGAAGTTCTATGACGTCGAGTACCACCCGGACGGCCGCATCATGCGCGTCGTCCCCAACCGCGACGGCGTGCCGACGCGCGTGTTCAAGCACACGGTCATGGACCTCGACGAGTGGCCCTACCCGAAGAAACCGCTGGTCCCGCTCGCCGAGACCGTGCACGAGCGGTTCAGCGTCGAGATCTTCCGGGGCTGCACCCGGGGCTGCCGCTTCTGCCAGGCGGGGATGATCACCCGTCCGGTGCGGGAGCGGTCGATCACCACGATCGGCGACATGGTCGAGGCGGGGATCAGGGAGTCCGGCTTCAGCGAGGTCGGGCTGCTGTCGCTGTCCAGCGCGGACCACTCCGAGATCGCCGACGTCACCAAGGGCCTCGCCGACCGTTACGAGGGCAGCCAGGTCGGCCTGTCCCTGCCCTCCACCCGGGTCGACGCGTTCAACATCGACCTGGCGAACGAGCTGTCCCGCAACGGCCGCCGTTCCGGTCTCACGTTCGCGCCGGAGGGCGGGTCCGAGCGGATGCGCAAGGTGATCAACAAGATGGTCACCGAGGAGGACCTGATCCGCACGGTCACGACCGCCTACTCCAACGGCTGGCGGCAGGTGAAGCTCTACTTCATGTGCGGGCTCCCGACCGAGGAGGACGAGGACGTCCTCGGCATCGCCGACCTGGCCAAGAAGGTCATCAAGGCGGGCCGCGAGGCGACGGGCTCGCGCGACATCCGCTGCACGGTCTCCATCGGCGGGTTCGTGCCCAAGCCGCACACGCCGTTCCAGTGGGCCGCCCAGTGCGACCACGAGACGGTGGACCGCCGGCTGCGCGCGCTGCGCGACGCCCTGCGCTCCGACAAGGAGTACGGCAGGGCCATCGGCTACCGCTACCACGACGGCAAGCCGTCGATCGTGGAGGGGCTGCTGTCGCGGGGCGACCGCCGGGTGGGCCGGGTCATCCGGGCCGTCTGGGAGGACGGCGGCAGGTTCGACGGATGGAGCGAGCACTTCTCGTTCGAGCGGTGGATGGCCGCGGCCGAGCGCGCCTTCGCCGACGAGCCGGTCGACGTGGACTGGTACACGACGCGCGAGCGGGACGAGCACGAGGTGCTCCCCTGGGACCACCTCGACGCCGGTCTCGACCGCGAGTGGCTGTGGCAGGACTGGCAGGACGCGCTGAACACGGTCGAGGTCGAGGACTGCCGCTGGACGCCCTGCTACGACTGCGGCGTCTGCCCCACGATGGGGACGGAGATCCAGATCGGCCCCACGGGCAGAAAACTGCTGCCACTCACCGTGATCTGA